A region of the Leeuwenhoekiella sp. MAR_2009_132 genome:
AAAGAAAAAAAAGAAAGCCAGACGTAAACTTTAACGATCCATTACAGGTCAACAATTTCAAAAACTATGGAGAACCCTTGTAAAATAACCGAAGGTGGAATTACGTATGAGCTTGGAAAAATGCAAGGCAAGAAAATTATTTATGATTTTCAAAAAATGCTCTTGTTTTTAGATGCCAAAGGAAAACTGCTCTTTGGAGATCACTTTAAAATTTTTGAGCAAGACCATCCCCTTTTATTCAAACTCTGTAATTATTATATCGCGGATAAAACCAATTGTGAAGCACTGCATATCGACCCTAAAAAGGGGTTGATTCTTTCGGGTCCTGTTGGTTGTGGCAAAACCAGTCTTATGAAATTGCTCCGTTATTTGGTGCCTCATCAACGCCAATACGAAGTAATACCTTGCCGAAATATCACTTTCAGCTTTAATCATTTGGGCTACAAAGTTATCCAAGAGCATGGGGATGGCCATTTTTATTGCTTTGACGATCTGGGAACTGAAGCTATTGGCAGGCATTATGGTAAAGATTGCAATGTGCTTGGAGAAATCATCTGCAATCGCTACGAGCTTTTTCTAAAAACAAGAATCAAAACGCATATCACAACCAATTTAAATGCCAGTGAACTGGAACAACGCTATGGTTTAAGGGTACGCAGTAGAATGCGGGAGTTATTTAATCTGGTAAATTTTGAAGAGGGTACTCCAGACAAAAGAATTTAATCCTCCCATCCGCAAATTCCCCTACCCATTTCTTTAGCTTTCCCTCTTGTCACTTCGCTAATAGCAGTAGAGCAGTTACTTAAACCCCTACAATTCTTTTTCAAATGATACTTCTTACTGCTTTTGCCTTTGCAAATATAAACAGTATCCGTAGTTAAAGAGACCGCGCTTAACGAGCAGACAACTGTAATACCTAAGAGGAAGGATTTCATTTGATTCTAATTGATCGGAAAGATATAGTATTTATTCTAGTATACTTCAATTAGATACAAAACCTAATTCCACCAAAACTGCTGGACAAAAATCCTGTAAATCTCTTAGTACTTGAAAATTTGCAAACTTGACTCCCCTACTTTTTTGATGGGTTAATTGTATGAATTTCTGTTCTATCATAGGTACTTACTCTTGTACACTAAGATTGACAAGAACATAAATCATCTTTCAATGTCTTATATGATAGGCACTAAAAACGAGGGTTATTTGACCTAGACGCTTAAAGATAATACTCGAGTTAGCCTATATATAAAAAAGGCTGCCTGAATTAACAGGGCAGCCTAAAAAAACTAAATAAACAAACTTACTAGTGCTTTAATAAACCGGGATAAACAGTTCCTGAAGAATCTTTTAATTCCAAGTTTAATAATTTTGCCACAAGTGGTGCTATATCTTCAAGTTGCATATGTTTAATTTCAATACCACTTTTAAAACCAGCTCCATAGCCAACAAAACCAGTATATATATTATAAAAGTCTGGAAAATAGCCGTGCTTACCTCCTACTTTACTTTTCAATAATTCACCATCAGTATCATTATCAAAAGAGAAACCTTCGTTAGCAGAGATAGCTAACTTAACACGGGGATCACTCTGCATTTCTCTTAATTGTGACTCTTCAATAATGCGAAACATATTCCGTTGTGCTAAAGGTAAACTGTCTAAAACGGAATGTATCTTCTCTAATATTTTTGGAGAATTCCCATTTTTCAAATGTAAAAAAGCAGATCCTCCAGTAGAAAAGAAAAAGGCTTTATCTGACAAGCCATGTTCTTTTAACCACAAATTAGCAGAAATACTGGTATGAGTAGTTACAAACCCATGATCACCTGTAACTAGGATAGCCGTTTTTTCAGCTATCCCTGCACGTAAAACGGCATCATAAATTTGCCCCACTACTTGATCTGCTCCTGCAATCGCCCGTTCAACCTCAACACCCTCTCGTCCTACACTGTGCTGTGCTCCATCTGTATTAGGCAAATGAATGGTCAATAAATTAGGCTGATACTTTTCAATAAGATAAGTAGCCATTCTACCTAAATTTTGGTCCATACGCAGACTACTCAAATTGTATTCCTCCTTTTCCAAAGTTCCTGTTATTTGTGAAGTAATTTCCTCGAACAAACCCTTAGGATTTGCTGCTTTTGAAGTTGCTCCTCTTCGATCTGAAGCATCTTCAAAAGACCAAATTTCAGGTATATTGTAATCGATATACGGATTATTCATGGTGATAGGCCAAGAGATCGAAGCTGTAGAAAGATTTTTTGACTTTGCAACTTCCCAAATAGTTTTACTAGTTATTTGGTTATAGTCGTAAACCCATCCACTTGGTTGTCCATCATCTCCAATAGTCGTATTATAATAAATCCCATGTTTTTCAGGAAAAACCCCAGTTACGAGGGTTGTATGCGAAGGATAAGTTACTGAAGGAAAAATGGTTCGTACCTCATCGGCAAACACGCCCTCTTTAGCAAGCATTTTTATGTTAGGTGTAGGCCATTTAGCATCGGTATAAAAGTCAGGTCTAAAACCATCTATGCTAATAAGAATTACGTGTTCTACTTCCTGCGCATTAACCGTTCTCATGCTCGTAATTGCTAGTAGCAACAAAACATATTTTATCGTATTAATCATAATTATTTTGTGTTTAAAAGAAGGGAATAACAAAAGGAGAGGTTTTATTTGCAACTAGGACTATATTTAGATCTACGTCAATAATTACATTTCCTGATTCATCGATTACAAAATTGTCAAGCTTACCACTACCACTAATAAAATCTGGTAGTTGTGATTTTGTAAAATTGGCTGTTACATTAGGGTTATTTTCTTGCTCTATTTGAGAAATAGGATATTTAATTCCTAAGTCGGTTACTCTTCGACCTTCACTCATAAAAATTTCCTGCCTTAATCGGTAAACCAAATACAATAGTTCATCAACCGTCTCTTTATTAGAAATGTCAACAGCTTTAACAAGAGTACCTGAAATAGTATGTGCCTTTATAGGTCCTTCTTGTCTATTCAATACATAACCGTCTTTAAACTCATCATTAGCATCAAATTTGATTTTAACTATAGTTAATGGGTAATCAGTGCGGTTTCCACCATTTCTAGTTTCATTACTATCATCGATTTCCACTACCGGTCGTGTTGCCACCAAGTCAAGCAAATCAGTTAAAGCTTGTTTGGCTTGTGTTACCTTATTTTGAGACAGGTAAGCTTCTGCCAGAATAAGATAAGCTTCTTCCGCTTTAACTAGAGTAACAGGCTTCTGATTGGTTTCTGGTGTACCTACGGAATAATATTTAGGGTCTAGAAAATCTAACCTTGGCAAGGGCGCCAGACGATTAGGTAACGCGTCGAATGTTGCTGTCTGCATAGTGTTAGATATGCCATTCTGACCATCAAATTCAACCTGATAAACCAACTGTGGTGTTTTCAAAGCATCTGTCGCTAGATTTATTGCATTAGTTACATCTCCCAAATCATAATAAACCCGTGCTTGTAACAGTTTGTAAGCTGCTTGTTTAGCACTTGAAGTTTCTAAAGCATATGCACTCTCAAGATTTG
Encoded here:
- a CDS encoding ATP-binding protein is translated as MENPCKITEGGITYELGKMQGKKIIYDFQKMLLFLDAKGKLLFGDHFKIFEQDHPLLFKLCNYYIADKTNCEALHIDPKKGLILSGPVGCGKTSLMKLLRYLVPHQRQYEVIPCRNITFSFNHLGYKVIQEHGDGHFYCFDDLGTEAIGRHYGKDCNVLGEIICNRYELFLKTRIKTHITTNLNASELEQRYGLRVRSRMRELFNLVNFEEGTPDKRI
- a CDS encoding N-acetylmuramoyl-L-alanine amidase, which produces MIEQKFIQLTHQKSRGVKFANFQVLRDLQDFCPAVLVELGFVSN
- a CDS encoding alkaline phosphatase family protein, which encodes MINTIKYVLLLLAITSMRTVNAQEVEHVILISIDGFRPDFYTDAKWPTPNIKMLAKEGVFADEVRTIFPSVTYPSHTTLVTGVFPEKHGIYYNTTIGDDGQPSGWVYDYNQITSKTIWEVAKSKNLSTASISWPITMNNPYIDYNIPEIWSFEDASDRRGATSKAANPKGLFEEITSQITGTLEKEEYNLSSLRMDQNLGRMATYLIEKYQPNLLTIHLPNTDGAQHSVGREGVEVERAIAGADQVVGQIYDAVLRAGIAEKTAILVTGDHGFVTTHTSISANLWLKEHGLSDKAFFFSTGGSAFLHLKNGNSPKILEKIHSVLDSLPLAQRNMFRIIEESQLREMQSDPRVKLAISANEGFSFDNDTDGELLKSKVGGKHGYFPDFYNIYTGFVGYGAGFKSGIEIKHMQLEDIAPLVAKLLNLELKDSSGTVYPGLLKH